One part of the Desulfovibrio sp. JC010 genome encodes these proteins:
- a CDS encoding nucleotidyltransferase domain-containing protein has protein sequence MNDDGIALRHKQKLLEILSAYERVERVILFGSRAMGSYTTESDIDLVLIGDKISMTDQAAIIDAIEQTSIPQRVDIVLYRTISSEKLLEHIREFGVEWKLI, from the coding sequence GTGAACGATGACGGCATTGCCCTGCGCCATAAGCAAAAGTTGCTTGAGATCCTATCCGCATATGAGCGGGTTGAGAGAGTAATTCTTTTCGGATCAAGGGCAATGGGCAGTTATACCACTGAATCGGATATCGATCTGGTGCTTATCGGTGATAAAATTTCCATGACAGATCAAGCCGCAATCATCGATGCCATTGAGCAGACTTCCATTCCGCAGCGGGTGGATATCGTTCTTTACCGTACCATCAGCAGTGAGAAATTGCTGGAACATATCCGTGAATTTGGAGTGGAGTGGAAATTAATCTAA
- the ercA gene encoding alcohol dehydrogenase-like regulatory protein ErcA produces MKEVLEMRKFVAPELVFGVGSSKLAGQYAENFGVSRALIVTDPGIVGCSWVKAVKHSLEDAGIEVFIFSEVSENPRDVEVMRGAELYLENRCDCIIAVGGGSPMDCAKGIGIVTTNNSHILNFEGVDMVEVPGPPLICIPSTAGSSADVSQFAIITDTERDVKVSIVSKAMVPDAALIDPELTTTMDPQLTAATGLDALTHAIEAYVSNANSALTDLLALDAIELVSKNLAEAISNPKNLESRGLVMLGSMEAGLAFSNAILGAVHAMAHSLGGLLDLPHGECNAILLPYVIKTNFPSSVERYFKVAGKLGVVTVGKSDDQVCEELVQAIIDLRISCGVTKSLSDLGLNRKDIPKLAELALKDACMVTNPVELSQEDVEKIYEAAL; encoded by the coding sequence GTGAAAGAAGTGTTGGAGATGCGGAAGTTTGTGGCTCCGGAGCTGGTTTTCGGTGTCGGCTCTTCAAAGCTTGCCGGGCAGTATGCTGAAAATTTCGGGGTCAGCAGGGCTTTGATAGTTACCGATCCGGGGATTGTGGGCTGCAGCTGGGTAAAGGCTGTAAAGCACAGTCTTGAAGATGCGGGAATTGAAGTTTTTATTTTCAGCGAGGTTTCCGAAAATCCACGTGATGTGGAGGTCATGCGCGGGGCTGAACTTTACCTCGAAAATAGATGTGACTGCATAATCGCGGTGGGCGGCGGCAGTCCCATGGATTGCGCCAAGGGAATCGGGATCGTCACCACCAATAATTCGCATATCCTGAATTTTGAAGGCGTGGACATGGTTGAAGTGCCCGGTCCGCCTCTTATCTGCATTCCTTCCACAGCGGGCAGTTCCGCTGATGTCTCCCAGTTTGCAATCATTACCGATACTGAACGCGATGTGAAAGTAAGTATCGTCAGCAAGGCCATGGTTCCCGATGCCGCACTGATCGACCCTGAGCTGACCACCACTATGGATCCCCAGCTTACAGCCGCAACCGGATTGGATGCTTTAACCCACGCCATTGAGGCCTATGTTTCAAACGCCAATTCTGCCCTGACTGACCTGCTGGCCCTTGATGCCATAGAACTTGTTTCCAAGAACCTTGCAGAAGCCATCAGCAATCCGAAAAATCTGGAATCGCGTGGTCTGGTGATGCTTGGGTCCATGGAAGCCGGACTTGCTTTTTCCAATGCCATTCTCGGCGCAGTGCATGCCATGGCCCATAGCCTTGGCGGCCTCCTTGACCTGCCTCATGGCGAATGCAACGCCATTCTGCTTCCGTATGTAATCAAGACGAATTTTCCTTCATCCGTGGAAAGGTATTTTAAGGTTGCCGGGAAGCTCGGGGTTGTCACTGTCGGAAAAAGTGATGATCAGGTCTGTGAAGAATTGGTTCAGGCGATTATTGATCTGCGTATATCCTGTGGAGTGACAAAGTCTCTTAGTGATCTCGGTTTAAACCGTAAAGATATCCCCAAGCTCGCGGAGCTGGCTTTGAAAGATGCCTGTATGGTAACCAACCCGGTGGAACTCAGTCAGGAAGATGTAGAGAAGATTTATGAAGCGGCGCTCTAA
- a CDS encoding PAS domain S-box protein: MKRRSKPNPSENVRNKLIGLGETSMRKSYYPELRERINELERFRALVENANDALFVLDAFSWSFADVNKTALKKTNYTRDEMLDSPPELVFPEDTCFLLHEVLIDDDVHSSWDKEDVSMTDLLGKGGSKIPVEMTLRVHYVGGRLYIVMVARDVRRRLADQRELRRTRNYLGNVIDSMQSVLVGVDERSNVVLWNDHAHKETGVPAELAEERFVYEVMPELRRFEHLISATIRGEADGGTEIFHMDRNGDTVFFEIVVFPFKGDEAGAVIRIDDITARTRMEEVMVQTEKMMTVGGLAAGMAHEINNPLGGILQGVQNIQRRISGHLPKNRAVAEELGIPFEAIHEYCEKRGILPKLESVQEMGERSARIVSNMLQFSRQSGGERACSDIKSIVETAIELSFSGYDFYSQSGGGGFEIVRELDENTPCLLCSPSEIEQVLINLLKNSVQAILADPSRKDNHVARIIVRLMPDNDYVRLVIEDNGPGMDAKTRKMALEPFFTTKPAGEGTGLGLFVSYFIITQKHGGTFDIETSPGEGMKVVIRIPVEC; this comes from the coding sequence ATGAAGCGGCGCTCTAAACCCAATCCCAGTGAGAATGTCCGCAACAAGCTTATCGGGCTTGGCGAGACTTCCATGCGCAAAAGTTATTATCCTGAACTGCGTGAAAGGATTAACGAGCTGGAGCGTTTCCGGGCATTGGTGGAAAATGCAAATGACGCATTATTTGTGCTTGATGCATTCTCATGGAGCTTTGCAGACGTAAACAAGACCGCGCTGAAAAAGACCAATTATACCCGCGATGAAATGCTGGACAGCCCTCCGGAACTTGTTTTTCCTGAGGATACCTGCTTTTTGCTCCACGAAGTGCTTATTGATGATGACGTCCATTCCTCATGGGACAAAGAAGATGTTTCCATGACCGACCTGCTCGGCAAGGGCGGCTCAAAGATTCCGGTGGAAATGACCCTGCGCGTGCATTATGTGGGCGGCAGGCTTTATATTGTCATGGTTGCCCGTGATGTGCGCCGCAGGCTGGCCGATCAGCGTGAATTGCGCCGGACCCGGAACTATCTTGGAAATGTCATTGATTCCATGCAGTCCGTACTGGTGGGCGTGGATGAAAGATCAAATGTGGTGCTCTGGAATGATCATGCACATAAGGAGACCGGGGTTCCCGCTGAACTGGCTGAAGAACGTTTTGTTTACGAGGTTATGCCGGAGCTGCGCCGCTTCGAGCATTTGATCTCGGCAACCATTCGTGGAGAAGCTGACGGGGGCACGGAAATTTTTCATATGGACCGGAACGGGGATACTGTTTTTTTTGAAATTGTCGTTTTTCCATTTAAGGGCGACGAGGCCGGAGCGGTTATCCGTATTGATGATATTACCGCCCGTACGCGCATGGAAGAGGTCATGGTCCAGACCGAAAAGATGATGACTGTGGGCGGACTTGCCGCAGGTATGGCCCATGAAATCAATAATCCGCTGGGCGGGATTCTGCAGGGGGTGCAGAATATCCAGCGCAGGATTTCCGGGCATCTGCCTAAAAACCGCGCTGTGGCTGAAGAGTTGGGGATTCCTTTTGAAGCAATCCACGAGTATTGCGAGAAGAGGGGGATTCTTCCCAAGCTTGAATCTGTGCAGGAAATGGGGGAAAGATCTGCCCGCATCGTCTCAAACATGCTTCAATTCAGCCGTCAGTCCGGCGGGGAAAGGGCCTGCTCCGACATAAAGAGTATTGTAGAAACCGCCATCGAGCTTTCTTTCAGCGGCTATGATTTTTACAGTCAGTCCGGGGGCGGGGGATTTGAAATTGTCCGTGAGCTGGATGAGAACACACCGTGCTTGCTCTGCTCTCCTTCTGAAATTGAACAGGTTCTGATCAACCTGCTTAAAAATTCCGTGCAGGCAATTCTGGCTGATCCCTCCAGAAAAGATAATCATGTCGCCCGGATAATCGTCCGTTTAATGCCGGACAACGATTATGTGCGGCTGGTAATTGAAGATAACGGTCCGGGCATGGATGCTAAAACACGCAAAATGGCATTGGAGCCCTTCTTCACCACCAAGCCTGCTGGCGAGGGGACCGGGCTTGGGCTTTTTGTTTCTTATTTCATCATCACTCAGAAGCATGGCGGAACCTTTGATATCGAAACCAGTCCCGGCGAAGGCATGAAGGTTGTGATCAGGATTCCGGTTGAGTGTTGA
- a CDS encoding DUF4301 family protein — MVTENELREIENGLVDIIDDGITASALAEQIERFKTGFPATRLERACTLNDGIYRIQPDEKDELLGCFEEAADEGRFSRFVPASGAATRMFKHLLAKLNGAELSEKDADMVQTFMDLLPVFPFYGDLNDVMNEQGLNLEEAYESQDYDLILEFLLTEKGLNYAAMPKGLIPFHSYGQGYRTPFEEHIAETEAHIKDRRGKVKLHFTVSPVHEQKIREHVEEVVGRYPDTRFDINFSQQSRKSDTVAVDMDNEVFRTDDGKILFRPAGHGALLDNLHKLRGDLVFLKNVDNVVPDSVKGDTLEYKKLLGGLLVRLQAQIFECLNMLENHHCSEFEVAAVAIFAVSHLSLQLPENFGQMSLEDKISLLRVRLSKPIRVCGMVKNEGEPGGGPFWVNGPDGFVSPQIVEKSQVDMDDAEQAFIVQASTHFNPVDLVCGMRNHRGEWYALKNFTDPETGFISSKSKDGRKLKAMELPGLWNGSMADWITVFVEVPLSTFSPVKTVNDLLKEEHRQ; from the coding sequence ATGGTTACTGAAAATGAACTCCGCGAAATTGAGAATGGTTTAGTTGATATTATTGATGATGGTATTACCGCGTCCGCGCTGGCTGAACAGATCGAACGGTTCAAGACAGGTTTTCCCGCCACAAGGCTTGAGCGGGCCTGTACTTTGAATGACGGCATCTACCGTATTCAGCCGGACGAAAAGGATGAACTTCTGGGCTGTTTTGAAGAGGCTGCAGACGAAGGGCGTTTCAGCAGGTTTGTTCCGGCCTCCGGTGCTGCCACGCGCATGTTCAAGCATCTGCTGGCAAAGCTGAACGGGGCAGAACTTTCCGAAAAGGATGCTGACATGGTTCAGACTTTTATGGACCTGCTGCCGGTCTTCCCCTTCTATGGTGATTTGAACGATGTCATGAACGAGCAGGGATTAAATCTGGAAGAAGCGTATGAAAGTCAGGATTATGATCTGATCCTTGAGTTCCTGCTTACCGAAAAGGGACTCAATTACGCGGCAATGCCTAAGGGATTGATCCCGTTCCATAGTTATGGTCAAGGGTACCGTACTCCTTTTGAAGAACATATTGCCGAGACCGAAGCTCATATTAAGGATCGCCGTGGCAAGGTGAAGCTGCATTTCACCGTGTCTCCTGTTCATGAGCAGAAGATTCGCGAACATGTTGAGGAGGTGGTCGGCAGATATCCTGATACCCGCTTTGATATTAATTTTTCACAGCAGAGCAGGAAGTCCGATACTGTTGCCGTGGATATGGATAATGAAGTTTTCCGCACTGATGACGGCAAGATTCTTTTCCGTCCTGCCGGGCACGGAGCTTTGCTGGACAACCTGCACAAGCTGCGTGGTGATCTGGTTTTTCTGAAGAATGTTGATAACGTGGTGCCCGACAGTGTCAAGGGCGACACCCTTGAATACAAGAAGCTGCTTGGCGGGCTACTGGTCAGATTGCAGGCCCAGATTTTTGAATGTTTGAATATGCTTGAAAACCATCATTGCAGTGAATTTGAAGTGGCTGCTGTGGCTATTTTCGCAGTCTCCCATCTGTCTTTGCAACTGCCGGAGAATTTTGGGCAGATGAGTCTTGAAGACAAGATCAGCCTGCTGCGGGTGCGGCTGTCCAAGCCGATTCGTGTCTGCGGGATGGTCAAGAATGAGGGTGAGCCCGGTGGCGGTCCTTTCTGGGTTAACGGACCGGACGGATTTGTATCCCCGCAGATCGTTGAAAAGAGTCAGGTGGATATGGATGATGCCGAACAGGCTTTCATTGTGCAGGCTTCCACCCATTTCAATCCGGTGGATCTGGTTTGCGGAATGAGAAATCATCGCGGTGAATGGTATGCTCTCAAGAACTTCACTGATCCTGAAACCGGGTTTATTTCCTCCAAGTCCAAGGACGGGCGTAAGCTTAAGGCAATGGAGCTTCCCGGACTGTGGAACGGTTCCATGGCCGATTGGATCACCGTTTTTGTGGAAGTTCCGCTCAGCACTTTCTCCCCGGTGAAGACTGTTAATGACCTGTTGAAGGAAGAGCACCGCCAGTAA
- a CDS encoding Na/Pi cotransporter family protein, whose protein sequence is MNLALLGNLFGGLGLFLIGMRFMTTGLKQAAGKSLKKILGEWTKSPGRGLFSGFLITALVQSSSAVTVAVIGFVNAGLITLSQSIGVIYGSNIGTTVTGWIVAAVGFSVNMKAFALPVIALGAMMRLSGPTTRRAYFGDAFAGFGLFLMGISTLQMAFKGIEASIDLSSFATMGALSIPVFIGIGLMLTLLMQSSSAAMALVLTATVSGLLDLNQGAAAVIGTNIGTTSTAALSVIGATINAKKVATGHIIFNIITALVALLLLPVLIKAILFGLDLMGMHHEPAVVLALFHTVFNFLGVLVLWPFTDKLVSFIEKRFSSVEDERGRPKYLDNNVITTPTLALDALTLEMTRIGGLTRRIVRKGLNSNFSYGALPADKAAQESLIEAARSFCARLQARPLTENQGQQVATALRVLQYFRTAGALAASLEKKGLKPALELLGADADMVTVFRNSCIGVLNVAENPYSEEFCKIDNMIHDMLSAYHDLKAKLLSAGGNGDIPVPEMVEQLELFSKIRRIARQAAKGAVYLAAMNPDSGICCPTNTVKFAWNRHW, encoded by the coding sequence ATGAACTTAGCATTACTCGGCAATCTTTTCGGCGGACTGGGGCTTTTTTTGATCGGCATGCGCTTTATGACCACAGGCTTAAAGCAGGCAGCCGGAAAATCACTGAAAAAAATCCTCGGAGAATGGACCAAGAGTCCGGGCCGCGGCCTTTTTTCAGGCTTCCTGATCACTGCGCTGGTGCAATCATCAAGCGCGGTGACCGTTGCGGTTATCGGCTTTGTAAATGCCGGACTGATCACCCTTTCCCAGTCTATCGGGGTTATTTACGGCAGTAATATCGGGACAACCGTTACCGGCTGGATTGTCGCTGCTGTCGGCTTCAGCGTAAACATGAAAGCTTTTGCCCTGCCGGTCATCGCCCTTGGTGCCATGATGCGTTTAAGCGGCCCGACCACACGGCGGGCCTATTTCGGGGATGCTTTTGCCGGATTCGGTCTTTTTCTCATGGGCATTTCCACCCTGCAGATGGCTTTTAAAGGTATAGAAGCATCCATCGATTTGAGCTCATTCGCGACTATGGGTGCCCTTTCCATTCCTGTTTTCATCGGTATCGGACTGATGCTGACCCTGCTCATGCAGAGTTCCAGCGCGGCAATGGCCCTTGTGCTTACCGCCACAGTAAGCGGGCTGCTGGACCTCAACCAGGGTGCGGCCGCAGTAATCGGCACCAACATCGGCACCACTTCCACCGCGGCCCTCTCAGTCATCGGAGCGACCATCAACGCGAAAAAAGTCGCCACCGGACACATCATCTTTAATATAATCACGGCCCTTGTCGCCCTGCTGCTTCTCCCGGTGCTGATCAAAGCCATCCTTTTCGGCCTGGATCTCATGGGTATGCACCACGAGCCTGCCGTAGTTCTGGCCCTGTTTCATACCGTTTTCAATTTCCTCGGTGTGCTGGTGCTCTGGCCATTCACCGACAAGCTGGTTTCATTTATTGAAAAAAGATTCTCCTCAGTGGAGGACGAACGGGGGCGGCCCAAGTATCTGGATAACAATGTTATCACCACCCCCACACTGGCACTTGATGCCCTGACCCTTGAAATGACACGTATCGGCGGACTTACCCGCAGGATAGTGCGCAAAGGTTTGAATTCCAACTTCAGCTACGGCGCGCTTCCGGCAGATAAGGCCGCACAGGAAAGTCTTATCGAAGCGGCCCGTTCCTTCTGCGCCCGGCTGCAGGCCCGCCCGCTGACCGAGAATCAGGGCCAGCAGGTAGCCACAGCCCTGCGCGTGCTGCAATACTTCCGCACAGCAGGGGCACTGGCGGCTTCACTGGAAAAGAAAGGTTTGAAACCCGCGCTTGAATTGCTCGGAGCGGACGCCGACATGGTCACAGTCTTCCGCAACTCCTGCATCGGAGTGTTAAATGTTGCAGAAAATCCATATTCAGAGGAGTTCTGCAAAATCGACAACATGATACATGACATGTTATCAGCTTATCACGACTTGAAGGCAAAACTGCTTTCCGCCGGAGGGAACGGTGACATTCCCGTCCCTGAAATGGTCGAACAGCTTGAACTTTTCTCAAAAATCAGGCGCATTGCCCGGCAGGCTGCCAAGGGAGCCGTATATCTCGCGGCCATGAATCCTGATTCCGGCATATGCTGCCCGACCAATACCGTAAAATTCGCATGGAACCGCCACTGGTAA